Below is a genomic region from Candidatus Omnitrophota bacterium.
TGAGGATTAAGATGAATATATAGCGAACTACCAATAAGGTGTGTGTCATCTAAGCAAATACTTGCCCTATAAACCCCACAAAATACATGCCCTTTTCTTTGATATTTTGAATTAAAATTCAAGGCATAGGTAGTATTTAATGAATGCATAGCCTTAGAAAGGTTAGGCTCGTTTATTTTTAAAAGAAGATGATAATGATTGGGCATTAAACAAAAAGAAAAAGGTTCCAAGTTAAATCCTTTTACCCACTCTTTCAAAAGAGAAAGCATCCTGAAATAATCATCTTCTTCTACAAAAATCATTTCATTTCCTGGTGCACGTTGAGTAATATGATAAATCCCTCCCGCACTTATAATTTTGTTCCTATACGAGAAATACAATCTTTCTTCCATCTAATTTTACATTCTGTGTTGAACTTAAAGTGTAAATTTTATTAGATTATCACAAATATATTCAATTTCTTTTTTTGTTAGATGCGGAGACATCGGTAACGATAAAATTTCATCAGCTACTTTTTCGGCAACAGGAAAATCTCCTTTCTTATAACCCAATTCTTTATACGCTACCTGTAAATGCAAAGGAATAGGATAGTGAATTAATACAGAAATTCCTTTTTCCCTCAATTTTTCAACAACTTTATTTCTATTTTTAACTCTTACTGCAAAAATATGATACACATGCTCTGCATAAGGTTCTTCTATTGGCAAAATAATATTCTTACGTTCCTCTAAATATTTAATATAAATTTTTGCATTTTTGCGCCGCATCTCGTTCCATTTATCTAATCTCTTTAATTTTGCAGATAAAATCACTGCTTGGAGAGTATCTAATCGTGAATTGTATCCTTTTATAATGTGTTCGTAACGCGACTTCCTTCCATAGTCTCTTAACATCAACAGCTTCTTATAAATTTTTTCATCGTTAGCCACCACTATTCCTCCATCTCCGCAAGCTCCCAAGTTCTTGGTGGGATAAAAACTGAAACAACCAACTTCTCCCATAGTACCCACTTTTAAATTTCGAGCTTCGGATTTCTGGCTTCGGATTTTATATATCGCTCCATGTGCTTGAGCACAATCCTCTACTATTTTCAAGTTATATTTTATCGCAATTTTTAAAAGTGGCTCCATATTTACCGCATGTCCATACAAATGCACCGGGATAATCGCTTTAGTCTTTTTAGTGATTGCCTTTTCTACTTTAGAAACATCAAGATTATAAGTCTTTTCTTCAATATCTACAAACACAGGCTTTGCCTGAGTATAAGAAACCGCTAAAGCAGTGGCAATGTAAGTGAATACCGGAACAATTACTTCATCTCCTTTCCCAATGCCTAAACTCAAAAATCCCAAAAATATTGCATCGGTTCCCGAATTAACTCCTACTGCATATTTTGTTCCGATATATCTTGCAAATTCCTCCTCAAACTGCTTTTCCTTTTCTCCTAAAATAAAATCCCCTTTGCTAAAAAGTCCATCTAACCCCTTATCTACTTCCTTTTCTATCTCCTGATATTGCTTTTTCAAATCCACAAATGGCACCTTCATTTCATCATGCCTCCTATCTACTACCTCCTACAAGAGCATTCTTACTGCCTGCATTATCTCCTGTGGTTCTATCTCTTCAAGGCAAATCCTTCGTTCGCACTTTGGCATACGAAACTTCCAATAGCAAGGTCTGCACGGAACATCTTTAGTAACTACAATGTGTTCAAAACTTGGCGGGTACGGTCCATAAACCTTTTCATTAACTGGCCCAAAGATAGAAACTGTCTTCACTCCCAAAGACACTGCCATGTGTAGAGGCCCTCCGTCGTTACAAATAATCAACCTACATTGTCTCATTAAACTTGCCAAAGTGCGCAGGTCTGTTTTCCCTGCAAGATTCAAAGGTTTATCTTTTGTCTTTGCCACAATCTCATCACAAATTGCCCTCTCTTTTTCATCACCAAACATAATTATCTTTGCCTTATATAAGTCTCTCAAACGGCCTAATAAATTCGCCAATTTATCATACTTCCAGTGTTTTAACACCGCTTCCTTTCCCCAACTTGCCCCTCCTCCTGGAGCAATACCAATGATTAAATCTTCTCCCACAATAACACCGTTTTCTTTCAGAATCTGTCTTGCTTTTTCTTCCTCTCTAGCATCAAGATGAATCTCTAATTTTATCTGTTGAGGTTTTATATTTAAAAACCGGCACAATTCCAAGTAATGCGCTGGCACCGGCTTATAATGATAGCCATCAATCTTTATTTTGTGCGTGAGAAAAATACCCCTTTCTTTATAATCAAACCCAATCCGCTTAGGCACACGAATCAACCATAAAAAGAAATTATATTGTCTTCCCAAAGATAAATCTATGGCGATGTGAAATTTTCTTTTTCTAATTCTGCTTAAAAAAAGATAAAACTTCTTTACAAATGTAAATCTTGACCTTTTCCACAATGCCCGCCATTCATCTTTCTCAAAAACAAATATTTCATCTATACAGGGGTTATTTTCCAGTAAAGGAGCTACCCGCTTATTGCAGAGATAGGCAATAAAACTATCAGGGAAACTATTGCGGATATTGCGCAATAAGGGAGTAGAAAATAAAACATCCCCAATTCCAAAAGGATTAATCACCAAAATATGTAAACTGCTTTTCTTCCAATCAGCCATAACCTATTTTAGGCGATAAATATCTTCGAAAAAATGCATTGTTTTTTCTCCGGCAACTTTCCAAGAAAAATCCTTTGCCCTTCTTAATGACTTCTGGCGCAATTCCTGATTTAAATTTTTATCTTTAACTACTTTTAGAATTGCCTCGGCAATTGAATCAATATAACCAGGCTCAACTAGCAAGGCAGTATTCTTACCAATTTCAGCACAGGAAGAAGTATTTGAGGTAATCACCGGACAACCCGTCTGCATTGCTTCTACAATGGGCAAACCAAATCCTTCGTAAAAGGAGGGATAAACAAAACACTCACAAAGGTTATAAAAGAAATTGATATCTGTTTGTGGGAGATATCCTGTAAAAATAACTCTATCTTTTAAACTTAACTCTTCAACCAAATTAAATACCTCATCTGTTCCCCAACCTTTCATTCCCACAATAACCAACTGGTGGGGAATTTCTTCTTTTAACTTGTTAAATGCAGAAATCAGATTTCTTAAATTTTTCCTTGGCTCAATTGTTCCTACAAAAAGAACAAATTTATCTTTTATCCCAAATTTCTTAAGCAGAGATTTTGCCTTTTCCTTATCTGTCTCTTTTAGAGGAAAAAATTCTTCTCCTGCGCCCAAGTGAATTACTTTAATTTTATCAGCGGAACACTTAAAATATCTTATAACATCCTGCTTGGTATTTTCTGAGACAGTCATTATCCCATCCGCTCTCCCCAAAGCAGAAGACATAACTCTGGTTACTTTTTCGACCGTATCAGAAGAATGTCCCTCTGGGTACGCTTTAACTATCACATCATGAACTGTCAAAACAAATTTCTTTTCTTTGGGAGGAAAAAGGTCGTAACTTGAACTGTGGTAGAGATCTATTTTAGAAAAAAATACTTGTGGCCTTTTAAAAAATCTTTCCGTAAAGAAACGAAAGTTTTTGCTTTTTATTCTTGGGTTTTTCTTACCGCTAAAAGGCCTAATCCGACTGTAAAGCAAATAGCGATGGTGATGGTCAATTTTAGAGATAATTTTAAGCAAATTGTAAGTATACTGACCTATGCCTGTCTTCTCATTTTTCACCGTTGAACGAATATCAATTCCAATAACCATTCCAAATTTGGCTAAAAATTATTTTTTAAAAACGCAAGTAACAAACAAATAATTTCTTATCTTATTAATAACCCCAACCGTTTACCTCATATCTAAAAATGAAAACAATGCTTTTAATTTCTCTGCCTTCTTACCAAACCGCCTTAAATTAAATATTGCTTTCTGTTTATATCTTAAGAAATTATTTCTTGTTTTTTCTTTGCCTAAAAGCCGGCGATAATTAGGCCTGTGCCCGTCCTTAAGGGAATATTTTCCCTGTTTTTCTCTTCTCTTTTCTAAAAAATCATCGCGAATCTGAAAAGCAAGTCCTAAATTCTTACCATAATTTTTAAGCGTTCGCAACTTTTTTTCTCCTATTCCTGCAAGAATCCCTGTAATTTCTAATGTGGAAATAAACAAAGAAGCGGTTTTATAAAGATGTACTTTTTCAATCTCTTCTCGGGAATAATTAAAATCGCTATACTTTAAATCAAGAAACTGCCCCAAGCTTATTCCCTCAATTCCTACTGCTAAGGTAATACTCTTTATTATCCTTTCAAACTGCAAAACATTAACTCTTAACAGTTTTGCATTATAAGCAATAAGCTCAATTCCTTTCATTAATAGTGCATAGGAAGAAAGAATAGCGTTTGCCTCGCCGCTTACCCGATGTAAAGCAGGTTTACCTCTCCGCAAAACCGCATCATCCATACAAGGGAGGTCATCTAAAATAAGCGAACTGGTATGAATCATCTCCAGCCCACAGGCACTTGGCAAAAATTTCTTCGGGTCCTTACCCAACATTTCTGCCGTTATCAAAACCAATAGAGCGCGTATTCTCTTACCTTTCGCCAGAGTGCTGTAACGCATCCATCTTAATAACTCCCCCCAATTTTTGTTTTCGCTTTTCAAAAAACCACTCAATGCTTGATTAACCAACTTTTCTTTCTCTTTCCAATATCCTTCCATAATTTTACACTTTAAGTTCAACTCAAATTGTCAAGTTTGAAGAAAAATCCTTTATATGCCCTACAACCTTAACCCCTGCCTTTTTAAAATAAAGCAAATCTAGAAAATCTCTTATAGACCTAATACGATTATAGATAAATTCAGGATGAAAAGAAACTCGATAAATTCTCTGCACAAGTTTCATAAGAGTTTCATCAGGAATAGGAGTTTTCATTATCGGTTCCTTCATGTCAAACCTGTCCCAAGAGAATGTCTTTAACCAACCCTTCTCTTTACATTCTTC
It encodes:
- a CDS encoding glycosyltransferase family 9 protein gives rise to the protein MADWKKSSLHILVINPFGIGDVLFSTPLLRNIRNSFPDSFIAYLCNKRVAPLLENNPCIDEIFVFEKDEWRALWKRSRFTFVKKFYLFLSRIRKRKFHIAIDLSLGRQYNFFLWLIRVPKRIGFDYKERGIFLTHKIKIDGYHYKPVPAHYLELCRFLNIKPQQIKLEIHLDAREEEKARQILKENGVIVGEDLIIGIAPGGGASWGKEAVLKHWKYDKLANLLGRLRDLYKAKIIMFGDEKERAICDEIVAKTKDKPLNLAGKTDLRTLASLMRQCRLIICNDGGPLHMAVSLGVKTVSIFGPVNEKVYGPYPPSFEHIVVTKDVPCRPCYWKFRMPKCERRICLEEIEPQEIMQAVRMLL
- a CDS encoding glycosyltransferase family 4 protein; its protein translation is MVIGIDIRSTVKNEKTGIGQYTYNLLKIISKIDHHHRYLLYSRIRPFSGKKNPRIKSKNFRFFTERFFKRPQVFFSKIDLYHSSSYDLFPPKEKKFVLTVHDVIVKAYPEGHSSDTVEKVTRVMSSALGRADGIMTVSENTKQDVIRYFKCSADKIKVIHLGAGEEFFPLKETDKEKAKSLLKKFGIKDKFVLFVGTIEPRKNLRNLISAFNKLKEEIPHQLVIVGMKGWGTDEVFNLVEELSLKDRVIFTGYLPQTDINFFYNLCECFVYPSFYEGFGLPIVEAMQTGCPVITSNTSSCAEIGKNTALLVEPGYIDSIAEAILKVVKDKNLNQELRQKSLRRAKDFSWKVAGEKTMHFFEDIYRLK
- a CDS encoding polyprenyl synthetase family protein — encoded protein: MEGYWKEKEKLVNQALSGFLKSENKNWGELLRWMRYSTLAKGKRIRALLVLITAEMLGKDPKKFLPSACGLEMIHTSSLILDDLPCMDDAVLRRGKPALHRVSGEANAILSSYALLMKGIELIAYNAKLLRVNVLQFERIIKSITLAVGIEGISLGQFLDLKYSDFNYSREEIEKVHLYKTASLFISTLEITGILAGIGEKKLRTLKNYGKNLGLAFQIRDDFLEKRREKQGKYSLKDGHRPNYRRLLGKEKTRNNFLRYKQKAIFNLRRFGKKAEKLKALFSFLDMR
- a CDS encoding DegT/DnrJ/EryC1/StrS family aminotransferase, with protein sequence MKVPFVDLKKQYQEIEKEVDKGLDGLFSKGDFILGEKEKQFEEEFARYIGTKYAVGVNSGTDAIFLGFLSLGIGKGDEVIVPVFTYIATALAVSYTQAKPVFVDIEEKTYNLDVSKVEKAITKKTKAIIPVHLYGHAVNMEPLLKIAIKYNLKIVEDCAQAHGAIYKIRSQKSEARNLKVGTMGEVGCFSFYPTKNLGACGDGGIVVANDEKIYKKLLMLRDYGRKSRYEHIIKGYNSRLDTLQAVILSAKLKRLDKWNEMRRKNAKIYIKYLEERKNIILPIEEPYAEHVYHIFAVRVKNRNKVVEKLREKGISVLIHYPIPLHLQVAYKELGYKKGDFPVAEKVADEILSLPMSPHLTKKEIEYICDNLIKFTL